In Bradyrhizobium sp. 1(2017), one DNA window encodes the following:
- a CDS encoding DMT family transporter, translating into MPANDNRIDTRDWSLLALLSILWGGSFFFNGAALRELPPLTLVFLRVALGTAILLPLLRMQGIGFPRSVAGWMPFLAIGLLNNVIPFSLIVFGQTFIPSGLASILNATTPLFTVVVMAVADEETLQMRRVAGVALGLAGVIILRGWGFETRAGQGLGILLCLGGALSYGFAALAARRLLKDAAPLGAATFQLMVSTVMMAAVAGTVEQPWRLPMPTLTTWLAVLGLAALSTALAYIVFFQIVRRSGASNVMLVTLLIPVTAILLGWLVLDEPISMREIAGAIVIGSALLVIDGRAFGLLRRGA; encoded by the coding sequence ATGCCGGCGAATGACAACCGGATCGACACGCGTGACTGGTCGCTGCTCGCTCTGCTCTCGATCCTCTGGGGCGGCTCGTTCTTCTTCAACGGCGCGGCCTTGCGGGAATTGCCGCCGCTGACGCTGGTGTTTCTGCGCGTCGCGCTGGGAACGGCCATTCTGCTGCCGCTGCTCCGCATGCAGGGGATCGGCTTTCCCAGGAGCGTTGCGGGCTGGATGCCATTTCTTGCGATCGGGCTGCTCAACAACGTCATTCCGTTCTCGCTCATCGTGTTCGGCCAGACCTTCATCCCGAGCGGATTGGCGTCGATCCTGAACGCGACCACGCCGCTGTTCACGGTGGTGGTGATGGCAGTGGCGGACGAGGAAACCTTGCAGATGCGCCGTGTGGCCGGGGTGGCGCTGGGCCTTGCCGGCGTGATCATTCTGCGCGGATGGGGCTTCGAGACGCGGGCCGGGCAGGGGCTCGGCATCCTGCTCTGCCTCGGCGGCGCGTTGAGCTATGGCTTTGCGGCGCTGGCGGCGCGGCGGTTGCTGAAGGACGCAGCGCCGCTGGGGGCGGCGACGTTTCAACTGATGGTGTCGACCGTGATGATGGCGGCCGTCGCCGGCACGGTGGAACAGCCCTGGCGTCTTCCGATGCCGACCCTCACGACCTGGCTCGCCGTGCTTGGCCTCGCCGCGCTCTCGACGGCGCTGGCTTACATCGTCTTCTTCCAGATCGTCCGGCGCTCGGGCGCGAGCAATGTGATGCTGGTGACGTTGCTCATTCCCGTCACCGCCATCCTTCTGGGATGGCTGGTGCTGGATGAGCCGATCTCCATGCGCGAGATCGCGGGTGCGATCGTCATCGGCAGCGCGCTGCTGGTGATCGACGGACGTGCGTTCGGCTTGCTGCGCCGTGGCGCGTAA
- a CDS encoding ABC transporter substrate-binding protein, which yields MPNRRANLAVLAILAAGVLVTQPALAQKKYDPGASDTDIKLGNIMPYSGPASSYGVIGKTEAAYFKMINDQGGINGRKINFISYDDAYSPPKAIEQARKLVESDEVLLIFQALGTPSNSAIMKYMNAKKVPQLFVASGGTKFGDPKHFPWTMGFQPNYQSEGRIYAKYIRDKFPNSKIAVFWQNDDAGKDQFKGLKDGLGDKVGMIIADKSYEVSDPSIDSQIVALHDSGADIFFSWAAPKGSAQAIRKVGELGWKPKFFLANTATSVASVLKPAGLDYSRDIISTAYLKDPTDPTWDKDPAVVKWRAFMDKYYPDGDKSNANNIYGYVQAEAMAQVLKQCGDTLTRENVMKQAANLKDFHTDLMLPGIMINTSQDDYFPIEQMQLMRFNGQAWELFGDVITGEVGHERSP from the coding sequence ATGCCAAATCGTCGCGCGAACCTTGCAGTCCTCGCCATTCTTGCTGCCGGCGTGCTCGTCACGCAACCGGCCCTGGCGCAGAAAAAATACGACCCCGGCGCCAGTGACACCGACATCAAGCTCGGCAACATCATGCCCTATAGCGGCCCGGCCTCGTCCTATGGCGTGATCGGCAAGACCGAGGCCGCCTACTTCAAGATGATCAACGATCAGGGCGGCATCAACGGACGCAAGATCAATTTCATCAGCTATGACGACGCCTATTCGCCGCCGAAGGCGATCGAGCAGGCGCGCAAGCTGGTGGAGAGCGATGAGGTGCTGCTGATCTTCCAGGCGCTCGGCACGCCCTCGAACTCCGCGATCATGAAGTACATGAACGCCAAGAAGGTGCCGCAGCTCTTCGTCGCCTCCGGCGGCACCAAGTTCGGAGACCCCAAGCACTTCCCGTGGACCATGGGCTTCCAGCCCAACTACCAGAGCGAGGGCCGGATCTACGCAAAATACATTCGCGACAAATTCCCCAACAGCAAGATCGCGGTGTTCTGGCAAAACGACGACGCCGGCAAGGACCAGTTCAAGGGCCTGAAGGATGGGCTCGGCGACAAGGTCGGCATGATCATCGCGGACAAATCCTATGAGGTCAGCGATCCCTCGATCGACTCGCAGATCGTGGCGCTTCACGATTCCGGCGCCGACATCTTCTTCTCATGGGCAGCCCCGAAAGGCTCGGCGCAGGCGATCCGGAAGGTCGGCGAGCTCGGCTGGAAGCCGAAATTCTTCCTCGCCAACACCGCGACCTCGGTCGCCTCGGTGCTCAAGCCTGCCGGCCTCGATTATTCCAGGGACATCATCTCGACGGCCTATCTGAAGGACCCGACCGATCCGACCTGGGACAAGGATCCGGCGGTGGTGAAATGGCGCGCGTTCATGGACAAATACTACCCCGACGGCGACAAGAGCAACGCCAACAACATCTATGGCTATGTCCAGGCCGAAGCGATGGCCCAGGTCCTGAAGCAGTGCGGCGACACTCTCACCCGCGAAAACGTCATGAAGCAGGCGGCCAACCTGAAGGATTTCCACACCGACCTGATGCTGCCCGGCATCATGATCAACACCTCGCAGGACGACTATTTCCCGATCGAGCAGATGCAGCTGATGCGCTTCAACGGGCAGGCGTGGGAGCTGTTCGGCGACGTCATCACCGGCGAGGTCGGCCACGAGCGGAGTCCGTAG
- a CDS encoding M23 family metallopeptidase codes for MSKSSAQYSQYPQHHPHDHGRAFHRRPAAAAAAVAIPLPAADDAYTIVHAGKQVRFGPVVFWIVVGTVVLLGLWSAATATYFAFRDDVLTRLIARQAEMQYAYEDRIAELRAKVDRTTSRQLLDQEQFDQKLDQIMKRQTALESRATALGAMPDVTGSIPRATMQRGDAGQNATQGTPKPSPISDTVIFVAPPDREARLESRAPTVAAPPTSQFAKNQGFDNVLVRLTTSLDQVERRQMAALNAVEEGMDSRMRRMRGVVSDLGLNLANLEAAVPRSAMGGPFVPVKLTPNSGPFEKQLYRINTTRAELDRLNRTLALVPYRKPVIGEVEFTSGFGVRSDPFLGRPAMHTGLDFRAATGDPVRVTANGKVVSAGWSGGYGRMVEVDHGNGLSTRYGHLSEINAKVGEVVKIGQVIGLVGSTGRSTGPHLHYETRIEGEAVDPQKFLRAGVRLSAG; via the coding sequence ATGTCGAAAAGTTCTGCCCAATACTCGCAGTACCCCCAACATCACCCTCACGACCACGGACGAGCCTTCCACCGGCGTCCAGCCGCCGCTGCGGCGGCGGTCGCGATTCCCCTGCCCGCCGCTGATGACGCCTACACCATCGTCCATGCCGGCAAGCAGGTCCGCTTCGGGCCCGTGGTGTTCTGGATCGTGGTCGGCACGGTCGTGCTGCTCGGTCTGTGGTCGGCCGCGACCGCCACCTATTTCGCCTTTCGCGACGACGTCCTGACCCGGCTGATCGCCCGCCAGGCCGAGATGCAATACGCCTATGAAGACCGTATCGCCGAGTTGCGCGCCAAGGTGGATCGCACCACCAGCCGGCAGCTGCTCGACCAGGAGCAGTTCGACCAGAAGCTCGACCAGATCATGAAGCGGCAGACGGCGCTGGAGTCCCGGGCCACGGCGCTCGGCGCCATGCCCGATGTGACCGGATCGATCCCGCGCGCGACAATGCAGCGCGGCGACGCCGGCCAGAACGCGACGCAGGGCACGCCGAAGCCTTCGCCGATCAGCGACACCGTGATCTTCGTGGCACCCCCGGACCGCGAAGCGCGGCTCGAGTCGCGCGCGCCTACGGTTGCAGCGCCACCGACCAGCCAGTTCGCCAAGAACCAGGGCTTCGACAACGTCCTGGTCCGGCTCACGACCTCGCTCGATCAGGTCGAGCGGCGCCAGATGGCGGCGCTCAACGCCGTCGAGGAAGGCATGGATTCACGCATGCGCCGGATGCGCGGCGTCGTCAGCGATCTCGGCCTCAACCTTGCCAATCTCGAAGCCGCCGTGCCGCGCAGCGCGATGGGCGGACCTTTCGTACCCGTCAAATTGACGCCCAACTCTGGGCCATTCGAGAAGCAGCTCTACCGCATCAACACCACGCGCGCCGAGTTAGACCGTCTCAATCGCACGCTGGCCCTGGTGCCCTATCGCAAGCCCGTCATCGGCGAGGTCGAGTTCACCTCCGGCTTCGGCGTGCGCAGCGATCCTTTCCTCGGCAGGCCTGCGATGCATACCGGGCTCGACTTCCGCGCCGCCACCGGCGATCCCGTTCGCGTCACCGCCAACGGCAAGGTGGTCTCCGCCGGCTGGTCGGGCGGCTACGGCCGCATGGTCGAGGTCGATCATGGCAACGGGCTCTCGACCCGCTACGGCCATCTCTCCGAAATCAACGCCAAGGTCGGCGAGGTCGTGAAGATCGGCCAGGTGATCGGCCTCGTCGGTTCGACCGGCCGCTCCACCGGTCCGCATTTGCATTATGAGACCCGCATTGAGGGCGAAGCGGTCGATCCGCAGAAATTCCTGCGCGCCGGCGTGCGGCTCAGCGCGGGCTGA
- a CDS encoding peroxiredoxin, with protein MSKKSRKKSPKTPSGSPTAKTKTGKTRAATRTKSAKTQRTPASKSTATIAKAGSHNAASKQLNSYKSSAAAKAVLTEGQKAPAFHLPRDGGDVVTLADHAGHKLVLFFYPRADTPGCTREAIDFTRLADAFAVAGTAVLGISADPLKAQEKFRDKHKLGIPLVSDETHQMLEAYGAWGEKSMYGKSFLGILRTTVLVGRDGKVARIWRNVRVDGHADEVLEAARGL; from the coding sequence ATGTCCAAGAAATCCCGAAAGAAATCGCCCAAAACGCCCTCCGGCAGTCCGACGGCTAAAACGAAGACCGGGAAAACCCGGGCAGCGACTCGAACAAAGTCCGCGAAAACACAGCGGACGCCGGCCAGCAAATCAACCGCGACCATCGCAAAAGCAGGATCACATAACGCCGCATCGAAACAGTTAAATTCCTACAAATCGTCCGCGGCGGCGAAGGCCGTCTTGACCGAAGGCCAGAAGGCCCCCGCCTTCCATCTGCCCCGCGACGGCGGCGACGTGGTCACGCTGGCGGACCATGCCGGGCACAAGCTCGTCCTGTTCTTCTACCCTCGCGCCGACACACCGGGCTGCACCCGGGAAGCCATCGACTTCACCCGGCTGGCGGATGCCTTCGCTGTCGCCGGCACGGCCGTGCTCGGCATTTCAGCCGACCCGTTAAAGGCTCAGGAGAAGTTTCGCGACAAGCACAAGCTCGGGATTCCCCTCGTCTCCGACGAGACGCATCAGATGCTCGAAGCCTATGGCGCCTGGGGCGAAAAATCCATGTATGGCAAGAGCTTCCTTGGAATCCTTCGCACCACGGTGCTGGTTGGACGCGACGGCAAGGTCGCCAGGATCTGGCGCAATGTCCGGGTCGACGGTCACGCCGACGAGGTGCTGGAAGCGGCAAGAGGTCTTTAA